ATTAGAGGTCAGGTTGGCATTCCAGTTGATTCCATCACTCTCTTTAATCCCAAAGTCAGCGTTACCATCAATGCGGTTATAAAACATATTCCCGTTAACTGTAAAGTCCAGCCAACTGGTTGCGTTCACTTTAGAAATAAGCTCCAAACCAGCTACACTGGAATTCGTCAGATTTTCCCAGCGGCTTCTGGTCACACTGGAGAGTGTATCCACCTCATAAATATACGGCTGCATTACATCTTTCATACGACGGTAATATCCGGTAGCCAGAATATTCCATTTATCATAGAATTTAGCATAACTCATTTCAAAAGAATGGATATCTTCCGGCAATAAGTTAGGATTTCCCTGACGACGATTCATATCATCGGAAACATCCTCAAATGGATTCACCTGCCAGCCGCGCGGACGTTGTACACGTCTCGAATAACTAAATTGAATCTTATCTCCTTTCTCTCCTAAAGCATAAGTAAGAAACGCTGTAGGATACAATCTGAAATAGTCCTGTTTAGCAACTGTTTCTATCTCATTTGCCGGTAATGAAGGATCTTTCTTGAAGTAAGTAGAAGTCAGGTACGTTTGTTCTCCGCGTAATCCGATCTGATATGAAATCTTATCCGTCAGTTTGTTCTGATAATTTACGTACAAGGCATGGACAGAATTAGTCAGATCAAAATCATTACTGATATCATAATCCGGGAAATAATTACCGGACACGTTGTCCAGCGTATCGGAAAACTGTGTGTCAGCTGATTTTCGAATAATAGATTTATATCCAGTTTCTAATTTACTGTCTTTTGAAAAGGGAAGTGTATAATCGACCTGAATATTCATATTTTTCCCGTCTTCAGAAGTTTTATTCAATCTGCTTGTGGCTGGAAGTCCTGATGAATAAGTCTGATTGAAATCATTTGTTCCGTCTTCCGTATCTCTCCCATACATAAAATTCGCAGTCAGTTCCTCTCCTTCTCTTGCAAATTTTCTGCTAAAATCCAGATTCAGATCATACCCAAGATCATCTTCTTTCTGACGCGATCCTCTAAAGCTTGTACCGGATAATTCGGGGTGATTGAAATAATTATAATTCAAATCATTACGACGATCATTATCCCGAATACTCAGATTTCCGGAAATTCCGATGGTAGTTTTTGCATTTGGTGAATATTCCACGCCTAATTTTACCATATTATTGATTCCTTTTCTTTCAGAATCTTCTGTATTATTAATCTGGCTATTATTATTGAGATAAGTATTATTGGTAAGGCCTCCTCCTACCATATTACGGCGATTGAAGTTATAACTTCCGCTATAATTGAATTTTTCATCTTTATAATTGAGACTTGCTCCTGCCATATAGTTATTATAGGAACCCGCAGAAGCATTTACAGTACCGTTGAGTCCGGTTCTGACATTCTTTTTCAAAACAATATTGATGATCCCCGATTGACCTTCGGCATCGTATTTTGAAGATGGATTCGTGATGACCTCTACTTTTTCGATCGCATTAGCAGGCAGAGATTGCAACAGGCTTGTAATATCGCTTCCTGCCATTGCCGATTCCTTCCCGTCAATCAGAATACGTACACTGCTGGATCCGCGTAAACTCACTGTACCATCCATATCAACCTGCAGTGTCGGTACATTAGCCAGCAGATCTGTAGCTGTACCACCAACGCTGACGAGACTTTGGCCTACATTAAAGACTTTACGGTCTATACCGATTTCCATAGCCGGAACTTTTCCCTCAACCAGTACTTCTCCCAGCATCTTTCCGTCTTCCAGCATTGACAAGGTGCCGAGATCTACATTTTTATTTGCCTGTACGACGATATTTTCCTGGATAAGGTTGGTATATCCCATATAAGAAATACGGAGCGTATACACACCCGCATCTACATCCTGAAAAAGAAGTTGACCTTTAATATCAGACTGCTGTCCTTTTACATATGCCTGAGAAGATTGTTTCAGAAGCGCAGCACTGGCACCTAAAATAGGTTCGTTTGACTTTTCATCAACAACGATGGCTTTGATCTGAACATTTTGTCCAAATGATAAAATGGGTAGTAGCGTAAATACAAAATAAAGTAAAATTTTCGGTGACATGCTGTATATGATTACAAATGGAAAAGCAAAAATGCTTCTTTTTACTTGCAATCGCTTATTCGTAACCGCATTATTACGAAGGATTCGCAGTCACCGGTACAGGCAAAGTTTATTCAACAGAAACCGTAAGTCCTTCTGATTTTAGGATTTTTCTGTACACTTCCATTTCTGTAAATGATCCTTCCAGAATAGCACATTTACCTTCAGTATGTACCTTCCAGGCGATCTGTTCAGCCTGTTTTTCGGTATATTGAAGATGTTTCATCAAACATTCAATCACATGGTCAAAAGTATTGGTTTCATCATTCCACAGAATAAGTCTGTTAGAGCTTTTCGCTGCTGCTAAAATCTCCTCTAATGAATAGGTTTCCTCTTGTGTCTGTACACTCATGATACAAAAGTAAGTAATTTTCAAAAATTGTGTAATTTTGAAGTTCTTAAAATTGTAAGATAAAGAAATATGTTTCAATCCAAAATTGCCGGGATAGGCTATTACGTCCCAAAAAATGTATATACCAATAACGATCTCACCCGTTTTATGGATACCAGTGATGAGTGGATCCAGGAACGTACCGGAATCAAGGAACGTCGTTATGCTGACCGGTTGGGGGAAACTACAACCACGATGGCTATAGAAGCTTCTAAAATCGCTATTGAGCGGGCAAATACAACTGCTGAGGAAATTGATTTTGTGATTTTTGCGACCTTGTCTCCTGATTATTACTTTCCGGGATGTGGCGTGCTGCTGCAACGCGAAATGGGCATGAAAGAAATAGGCGCACTTGATATTCGAAATCAGTGTTCGGGTTTCATCTATGCCATATCAGTAGCAGATCAGTTTATCAAAACCGGCATGTACAAAAATATTCTCGTTGTCGGCTCTGAGAAACAGTCCTTTGCTATGGATTTTGCGACGAGAAGCCGTTCGGTATCTGTTATCTTTGGAGACGGTGCAGGAGCTGTAGTACTACAGCCTACACAGGAAGCCGGAAAAGGTATTCTCAGCACTCATCTTCACTCTGACGGAGCAGATGCAGAGAAACTGGCGATGTATTATCCCGGAGCTTCTGCGGGCATCTGGCTGGAGAACCCTCCGCAATGGCCGGATCAGGAACTCGGCGGACTCTATATGACAAAAGAAATGCTGGAAGACGGATCAACTTCCGCATATATGGACGGACAGGCTGTATTCAAAAAAGCAGTGGTCAAATTCCCCGAAGTTATTGGAGAAGCACTCGCAAAAAACAACCTTACTTCTACTGACATTGATATGCTCATACCTCATCAGGCGAATCTGAGAATTTCTCAATATGTACAGAAAACACTTGGACTTAGAGATGACCAGGTATTTAATAATATTCAAAAATATGGAAATACGACTGCCGCTTCCGTCCCTATTGCTTTGTGTGAAGCCTGGGAAGAGGGAAAGATCAAAGAAGGGGATCTGGTTTGCCTTGCTGCATTCGGAGCGGGATTTACCTGGGGATCTGCATTGATCAGATGGTAAGACCTGAACGAGACTATCTTTAGTAAAACAAAAAGGGGAAATCTATCGATTTCCCCTTTTTCCTTATATAAAAATTACGTTTATCCGTTAGATAGTGCAGCAGCACCTGAAACGATCTCTGTAAGCTCTGTTGTAATAGCAGCCTGGCGTGCCTGGTTGTAAGACAATTTCAATGCTTTCAAAAGATCTCCGGCATTTTCTGTTGCTTTATCCATAGCTGTCATACGTGCTCCGTGTTCAGAAGCATGGGAATCCAGAATCGCTTTATAAAGCTGAGTCTTGATCGCTTTAGGGATCAGTTCCTCAATAATCTTTTCCTTAGAAGGTTCGATAATGTAATCGACTTCTTTCGGTTGTTTATCTTCAGGTTTACTGTCTTCACTTGGTAACAAAGGTAGAATCTGCTCTGCAGTAAGTACTTGTACTGCAGCATTACGAAACTGATTGTATATTACTTCTACACGATCAAAGTTTCCCAATTTGAATTGCTCCATTACAAACTCAGTGATCTTTGAGGTATTTTCAAAGTTTAAGTCAGCGAACAGATCACTGTGATTAGCAATCACATGATAAGCATCACGCTTAGCGTAAAAGTCATTTCCTTTTTTACCGATAGCGATAATACTTACATTACCTTTTCTCAGCTGTTCAGCATATTTCGAAGCAACAAGATTATTAGTTGCTTTAATCACATTCGCATTGAAAGCACCTGCAAGTCCTCTGTTAGATGATACGACAATCAAAAGCACTTTATTCGGCTCCCGATCTTTTGTAAAAGGAGAATCATTTCCCTCTACACTCGCAGATACATCTGCCAGAATATCTCTTAGTTTGGTAGCATATGGACGTAGCTGCACAATAGCGTTGGTAGCACGCTTTAATTTAGCGGCTGACACCATTTTCATGGCCTTTGTGATCTGCTGCGTCGATGATACCGACGTAATACGGTTTCTTACTTCTTTTAAATTTGCCATACTATAATTGAGATTTGAGTACTGAGTATTGCGTATTGAGTATAAGGCTCTATACTCAATACTCGTTACTCATATCTTATTAATATTGTGATGCTAATTCTTTAGCAACTTTTTCTAACACATCAGTCAATTCATCTGAGAATTTACCAGCTTTCAAAGCTGCTAATACTTCCGGATGACGTTGTTCCAATTGAGTCAAGTAATCTTCTTCAAAAGCACGAACCTTATTTACAGGGACGCTACGGAAAAGACCTTTTGTACCAGCATAGATAATCGCTACTTGTTTTTCAACAGGTACTGGAGAGAATTGACCTTGTTTCAAAATTTCAACGTTACGTACACCTTTATCAATTACTGCTTTAGTAGCTGCATCTAAGTCCGAACCGAATTTAGCAAAAGCCTCCAGCTCGCGGTATTGAGCCTGATCTAACTTTAGAGTACCCGAAACTTTTTTCATGGATTTAATCTGTGCGTTACCACCAACACGTGATACCGAGATACCTACGTTGATAGCCGGACGGATACCAGCATTGAATAAGTTAGACTCCAGGAAGATCTGTCCATCGGTGATCGAGATTACGTTGGTAGGGATATATGCGGATACGTCACCTGCCTGAGTCTCGATAATAGGAAGAGCTGTCAGTGAACCACCACCTTTTACCAAATGCTTGATAGAAGCCGGAAGGTCATTCATATTGCGAGCGATCTCATCCGAAGAGTTGATTTTTGCAGCACGCTCTAACAAACGGGAGTGAAGATAGAAAACGTCTCCAGGGTAAGCCTCACGGCCCGGTGGACGACGAAGTAATAAAGATACTTCACGGTAAGCTACCGCTTGTTTAGATAAATCATCATATACGATCAATGCTGGACGACCTGTATCACGGAAAAACTCTCCGATCGCAGCTCCGGCCATTGGTGCGTAGAACTGCATTGGAGCAGGGTCTGCCGCAGAAGCATTGACAATAACAGTATAAGCCATAGCGCCTCTTTCTTCCAGTACACGAACGATGTTCGCTACAGTGGAGTTTTTCTGACCTACAGCTACATAGATACAAAATACAGGCTGACCTGCATCGTAAAATTCTTTTTGGTTAAGGATGGTATCGATACATACAGCAGTTTTACCTGTCTGACGGTCACCGATAACCAACTCACGCTGACCACGACCAATAGGAATCATCGCATCAATAGCTTTGATACCTGTCTGTAATGGCTCCGTTACGGGCTGACGGTAGATAACACCCGGAGCTTTACGCTCGATAGGCATTTCGTATGTCTCACCTACAACAGGTCCCTTACCATCAATAGGCTGACCTAACGTATTTACAACACGACCCAAAAGTCCTTCACCCACCTGAATGGATGCAATACGATCGGTACGTTTTACAGTATCTCCTTCTTTCACATCTTCCGAAGAGCCCAAAAGTACAACACCTACGTTGTCTTCTTCCAGGTTCATCACGATACCTTGTAATCCGTTATCAAACTCTACCAACTCTCCTGACTGTACTTTAGTTAAGCCGTAGATTCGAGCGATACCGTCACCTATTGTAAGGACTGTACCCACTTCTTCGAGTTCGGCTTCTGATTTAAAGCCTGACAATTGTTCTCTCAAGATTGCCGAAACTTCATCTGGTCTTACCTCTATCATTGTAATTTTTATAAGGGGTTTTTATTTTTGTTTTATTATCAAGTTCAATCGTTATACCGACTGAGCAGTTAAATATCTTTCTAAATCATCCAGTTTACGTGCGATACTGGTATCGATCTGCTTATCACCTACTTTTACGATGAAACCTCCGATAAGGGAAGCATCAACTTTATTTGTCAGCAAGACCTGTGCATTTAGCTCTTCTGTAATCACTTTTTTCAATGCATCCAGATTCTCTGCTGAAAGAGGTGCCGCCGAAATAACAGTCGCTTCTACAATACCTTTGATTGTATTGTATTCACGTAAAAATTCCTGTGCTGTATTATAAAGGATTTCACCACGGCCTTTGAAGATCATGATTCTGAAAAATGCCAGTACGGAAGCACCGAATTTATCCTTAAAGATTTGTTCAAGGATGGCATATTTCTTATCCCAGGTAATAATCGGATTTGCTAAGACAGCACGCAAGCTAGAATTTTCCTTCAACACAGATACAAATTGATCTATATTGGATTTCACTTCCTCCAGTTGACCCTGTTCCTGCGACAAGTCGATCAACGACTTTGCATATCTAGATGCTACTTTAAATACTGACATAGTTATAAATTATAATTTGAAAACCTGAATGAATGATTAGTTCAATTTAACATCCTTAAGCAAATCAGCAACTAATGCCTGCTGTTTACCCTGGTCTTCAAATTCTTTGCTTAACACTTTGCGAGCGATCTCAATAGACAGTTCAGAAACCTGTGCTTTCACTTCAGCCAGAGCTTTAGTTTTTTGCGTATCGATTTCCTGTTTAGCTTGTGCGATTAATCTCTTACCTTCCGCATGTGCCTGATCTCTGGCTTCAATAACGATCTTTTCTTTAAGTTCTTTTGCTTCTTTCAGAATCAGATCACGCTCAGCACGCGCTTCTTTCAATAACTGCTCGTTTTCAT
The Sphingobacterium spiritivorum genome window above contains:
- a CDS encoding outer membrane beta-barrel family protein, whose amino-acid sequence is MSPKILLYFVFTLLPILSFGQNVQIKAIVVDEKSNEPILGASAALLKQSSQAYVKGQQSDIKGQLLFQDVDAGVYTLRISYMGYTNLIQENIVVQANKNVDLGTLSMLEDGKMLGEVLVEGKVPAMEIGIDRKVFNVGQSLVSVGGTATDLLANVPTLQVDMDGTVSLRGSSSVRILIDGKESAMAGSDITSLLQSLPANAIEKVEVITNPSSKYDAEGQSGIINIVLKKNVRTGLNGTVNASAGSYNNYMAGASLNYKDEKFNYSGSYNFNRRNMVGGGLTNNTYLNNNSQINNTEDSERKGINNMVKLGVEYSPNAKTTIGISGNLSIRDNDRRNDLNYNYFNHPELSGTSFRGSRQKEDDLGYDLNLDFSRKFAREGEELTANFMYGRDTEDGTNDFNQTYSSGLPATSRLNKTSEDGKNMNIQVDYTLPFSKDSKLETGYKSIIRKSADTQFSDTLDNVSGNYFPDYDISNDFDLTNSVHALYVNYQNKLTDKISYQIGLRGEQTYLTSTYFKKDPSLPANEIETVAKQDYFRLYPTAFLTYALGEKGDKIQFSYSRRVQRPRGWQVNPFEDVSDDMNRRQGNPNLLPEDIHSFEMSYAKFYDKWNILATGYYRRMKDVMQPYIYEVDTLSSVTRSRWENLTNSSVAGLELISKVNATSWLDFTVNGNMFYNRIDGNADFGIKESDGINWNANLTSNVKILPSLSGQLRADYNAPRLLAQGKTKAMTGIDVGLKQEVLNKKGSIMFNVRDLLNTRKFGGYINTAQVNSSFERRWMKRMFMLSFSYRFGAQDFGKKKRPENSIDMEGGEQF
- a CDS encoding ATP-dependent Clp protease adaptor ClpS, encoding MSVQTQEETYSLEEILAAAKSSNRLILWNDETNTFDHVIECLMKHLQYTEKQAEQIAWKVHTEGKCAILEGSFTEMEVYRKILKSEGLTVSVE
- a CDS encoding 3-oxoacyl-ACP synthase III family protein; this translates as MFQSKIAGIGYYVPKNVYTNNDLTRFMDTSDEWIQERTGIKERRYADRLGETTTTMAIEASKIAIERANTTAEEIDFVIFATLSPDYYFPGCGVLLQREMGMKEIGALDIRNQCSGFIYAISVADQFIKTGMYKNILVVGSEKQSFAMDFATRSRSVSVIFGDGAGAVVLQPTQEAGKGILSTHLHSDGADAEKLAMYYPGASAGIWLENPPQWPDQELGGLYMTKEMLEDGSTSAYMDGQAVFKKAVVKFPEVIGEALAKNNLTSTDIDMLIPHQANLRISQYVQKTLGLRDDQVFNNIQKYGNTTAASVPIALCEAWEEGKIKEGDLVCLAAFGAGFTWGSALIRW
- the atpG gene encoding ATP synthase F1 subunit gamma, translated to MANLKEVRNRITSVSSTQQITKAMKMVSAAKLKRATNAIVQLRPYATKLRDILADVSASVEGNDSPFTKDREPNKVLLIVVSSNRGLAGAFNANVIKATNNLVASKYAEQLRKGNVSIIAIGKKGNDFYAKRDAYHVIANHSDLFADLNFENTSKITEFVMEQFKLGNFDRVEVIYNQFRNAAVQVLTAEQILPLLPSEDSKPEDKQPKEVDYIIEPSKEKIIEELIPKAIKTQLYKAILDSHASEHGARMTAMDKATENAGDLLKALKLSYNQARQAAITTELTEIVSGAAALSNG
- the atpA gene encoding F0F1 ATP synthase subunit alpha, producing MIEVRPDEVSAILREQLSGFKSEAELEEVGTVLTIGDGIARIYGLTKVQSGELVEFDNGLQGIVMNLEEDNVGVVLLGSSEDVKEGDTVKRTDRIASIQVGEGLLGRVVNTLGQPIDGKGPVVGETYEMPIERKAPGVIYRQPVTEPLQTGIKAIDAMIPIGRGQRELVIGDRQTGKTAVCIDTILNQKEFYDAGQPVFCIYVAVGQKNSTVANIVRVLEERGAMAYTVIVNASAADPAPMQFYAPMAGAAIGEFFRDTGRPALIVYDDLSKQAVAYREVSLLLRRPPGREAYPGDVFYLHSRLLERAAKINSSDEIARNMNDLPASIKHLVKGGGSLTALPIIETQAGDVSAYIPTNVISITDGQIFLESNLFNAGIRPAINVGISVSRVGGNAQIKSMKKVSGTLKLDQAQYRELEAFAKFGSDLDAATKAVIDKGVRNVEILKQGQFSPVPVEKQVAIIYAGTKGLFRSVPVNKVRAFEEDYLTQLEQRHPEVLAALKAGKFSDELTDVLEKVAKELASQY
- the atpH gene encoding ATP synthase F1 subunit delta; protein product: MSVFKVASRYAKSLIDLSQEQGQLEEVKSNIDQFVSVLKENSSLRAVLANPIITWDKKYAILEQIFKDKFGASVLAFFRIMIFKGRGEILYNTAQEFLREYNTIKGIVEATVISAAPLSAENLDALKKVITEELNAQVLLTNKVDASLIGGFIVKVGDKQIDTSIARKLDDLERYLTAQSV
- a CDS encoding F0F1 ATP synthase subunit B, which produces MEALINQFSYGLFFWQLIILLIVIFILGKFAWKPIVNALDERETGISNALAAAEKAKLEMTRLTNENEQLLKEARAERDLILKEAKELKEKIVIEARDQAHAEGKRLIAQAKQEIDTQKTKALAEVKAQVSELSIEIARKVLSKEFEDQGKQQALVADLLKDVKLN